In Coregonus clupeaformis isolate EN_2021a chromosome 7, ASM2061545v1, whole genome shotgun sequence, one genomic interval encodes:
- the LOC121569823 gene encoding cadherin-20, whose product MGYRIHHHLGGGRPVYILLLPLALALLTLLSEAQGRMDRARTEEESRAGLLRRVKRGWVWNQFFVLEEYTGLEPLYIGKLHSDMDLGDGSIKYILSGDGAGTTFTIDDSTGDIHAIKRLDREVKAQYLLRAQAWNRQTDRPLEPESEFIVKIQDINDNEPKFLDGPYQATIPEMSTIGTEVIRLTATDADDPTYGNSARVVYSILQGQPYFSVEPKTGVVRVSLAGMDREVRENYSVIIQAKDMGGQLGGLAGTTVVNITLSDVNDNPPMFDQKLYQMSVLESAPVGSVVGRIRAKDRDIGINAEMRYSIIDGDGRDTFDISTDPTNLFGIITIKKPLNFESKASYTLKIEGANTHPDHHFLDKGPFSHVTIVHISVEDIDEPPEFVSAAYYIEVSEEAEIGTVFKTVSARDPDAANNSIRYSIEMTTDLGKYFYIDITSGALMTVLALDREELSWHNITVLAMEMNNPSMIGSVSVAVKILDVNDNPPSLTQYFEAFVCESAKAGQLIQTMTAVDPDDPLGGQHFYYSLAPEAANNPNFTLRDNQDNTAWILTRRGGWSQQDQSVYYLPIFISDGELPVQTSTSTLTIRVCSCDVEGNVMSCNAEAYHLPASLSRGALIAILACIFVLLVMILLMLSLRSHHKKPYLHDEEDNVHENIVRYDDEGGGEEDTEAFDIAAMWNPCEAHLVEKQRQDMLPVIESLSRYVPLACMGWPGSVCVGGDRNVQGYVLSKLLEADLDPCAPPYDSLQTYAYEGEGSVAESLSSLQSGCSNTDHEYDYLNDWGPRFKKLAEMYGVLETNNPPMW is encoded by the exons ATGGGATATCGAATTCACCACCATCTTGGGGGTGGAAGGCCTGTCTACATCCTACTACTCCCACTAGCTCTAGCCCTGCTGACCCTGTTGTCTGAGGCCCAGGGTCGTATGGATAGAGCCAGGACAGAGGAGGAAAGTAGAGCAGGGCTGTTGAGGAGGGTGAAGAGAGGCTGGGTATGGAACCAGTTCTTTGTGCTGGAGGAGTACACTGGACTGGAGCCGCTATACATCGGAAAG CTCCACTCAGACATGGACCTAGGGGATGGCTCAATCAAGTACATACTATCAGGAGATGGTGCGGGCACCACCTTCACCATTGACGACAGTACGGGGGACATCCATGCCATCAAGAGGCTGGACCGCGAGGTCAAGGCCCAGTACCTGCTGCGAGCCCAGGcctggaacagacagacagatcgaCCCCTAGAGCCCGAATCTGAGTTCATTGTCAAGATCCAGGACATCAATGATAATGAACCTAAGTTCCTGGATGGGCCCTACCAAGCCACCATACCTGAGATGTCAACCATAG gCACTGAGGTGATTCGGCTGACCGCTACAGACGCTGATGACCCTACATATGGTAACAGTGCCAGGGTGGTCTACAGCATCCTGCAAGGACAGCCATACTTCTCTGTGGAGCCCAAGACTG gCGTGGTGCGTGTGTCTCTGGCGGGCATGGACCGAGAGGTCAGAGAGAACTATTCCGTCATCATCCAGGCCAAGGACATGGGAGGCCAGCTAGGGGGTCTGGCTGGAACCACCGTCGTTAACATCACCCTCAGTGACGTCAACGATAACCCACCCATGTTTGATCAGA AGCTGTATCAGATGAGTGTTCTGGAGTCGGCTCCGGTGGGGTCTGTTGTGGGTCGTATCCGGGCGAAGGATCGTGACATTGGCATCAACGCAGAGATGAGGTACAGCATCATCGACGGAGACGGGAGGGACACCTTCGACATCAGCACAGACCCCACCAACCTGTTTGGCATCATCACCATCAAAAAG ccTCTGAACTTTGAGAGCAAAGCAAGTTACACTCTGAAGATAGAAGGAGCCAACACACACCCGGACCACCATTTCCTGGACAAGGGCCCGTTCAGCCATGTCACCATTGTTCACATCAGCGTAGAGGATATAGACGAGCCCCCAGAGTTTGTCTCTGCTGCGTATTACATAGAGGTCTCTGAAGAAGCAGAGATCGGCACAGTGTTCAAGACGGTCTCTGCCAGAGACCCTGATGCTGCCAATAACTCCATCAG GTATTCCATAGAGATGACCACTGACCTGGGGAAATATTTCTATATTGACATCACTTCCGGGGCGTTGATGACGGTGCTGGCGCTGGACAGAGAAGAGCTATCCTGGCATAACATCACCGTCCTGGCCATGGAGATGa ATAACCCCAGTATGATCGGGAGTGTGTCTGTAGCTGTGAAGATTCTGGACGTGAATGATAACCCTCCATCGCTGACACAGTACTTTGAAGCTTTTGTCTGTGAGAGTGCCAAggctggacag CTGATTCAGACAATGACGGCGGTAGACCCAGATGATCCTCTGGGAGGTCAGCACTTCTACTACAGCCTGGCACCAGAGGCTGCTAACAACCCCAACTTCACCCTCAGAGACAACCAAG ACAACACAGCATGGATCCTGACGCGGCGTGGGGGCTGGTCTCAGCAGGACCAGTCAGTCTACTACCTTCCTATCTTTATCTCAGACGGAGAGCTGCCGGTCCAGACCAGCACCAGCACCCTGACCATCCGTGTGTGTAGCTGCGATGTGGAGGGCAATGTTATGTCCTGTAATGCTGAGGCCTACCACCTACCGGCTAGTCTGAGCAGAGGGGCGCTCATTGCCATACTGGCATGTATCTTCGTGTTGCTCG TGATGATCTTGCTCATGTTGTCCCTCCGGAGCCACCATAAGAAGCCCTACTTGCACGACGAGGAAGACAACGTCCACGAGAACATCGTCCGCTACGATGACGAAGGGGGCGGAGAGGAAGACACAGAGGCCTTCGACATTGCAGCCATGTGGAACCCCTGCGAGGCCCACCTAGTGGAGAAGCAACGTCAGGACATGCTTCCCGTAATCGAGAGCCTGTCGCGCTACGTTCCCCTTGCATGTATGGGCTGGCCAGGGAGCGTTTGTGTTGGTGGAGACAGAAATGTGCAGGGGTATGTGCTATCCAAGCTCCTGGAGGCGGATCTGGACCCCTGCGCCCCGCCTTACGACTCCCTGCAGACCTACGCCTATGAGGGCGAGGGATCGGTGGCCGAGTCCCTGAGCTCGCTGCAGTCTGGGTGTTCCAATACCGATCACGAGTATGATTATCTCAATGACTGGGGGCCAAGGTTTAAGAAACTGGCAGAGATGTATGGGGTTCTGGAGACAAACAACCCTCCCATGTGGTAG